Within the Sporohalobacter salinus genome, the region GCGAAGATCCCGTAGTAAATATTACCCGCAAGTATTAGAAGCTTTAGCTGAGCATTTTGATTTTAGTTTGGATACACCGCTTAAGAAACTTGATGATGAAATAGTAGATATGATTGTTTACGGTACTTCCGAGGAAGTAAGCTTTAGATATACAAATCGCTATAATCGAACGCGAATGCATACTACTAAATTCAAGGGGATTATAGGCTATTTAAAACGGAGATTAAATAAGGCTAAATCAGATAAAGGTCAGAAAAAGTTAGAAAAATATATGAGTATCGGTAAGTGTCCTGATTGTGAAGGCGGTAGATTAAATCCCAAGAGCTTAGCGGTAACTGTTGGTGGTTATTCTATTAATGAAGTAACAAGATTGCCGATTGAAGAAGCTTATGATTTCTTTAATCAATTAGAGTTAAGTGATAGAGAAGAATTAATTGGCGGTCAGATTCTAAAAGAGATTCGAGAGCGATTAAGTTTTCTTAATAATGTAGGGTTGAATTATTTAACTTTAAGTAGATCAGCAGGAACATTATCTGGCGGGGAGTCACAGCGGATTAGGTTAGCAACTCAGATAGGCTCTAGTTTAGTAGGAGTACTTTATATTTTGGACGAGCCTAGTATTGGGCTTCACCAGCGAGATAATGAACGTTTAATTAATACTTTACAGGATTTGCGTGATGTAGGTAATACAGTAGTAGTAGTTGAACATGATGAAGAGACAATCAGAGAAGCAGACCATATTATAGATATGGGTCCTGGAGCTGGAAAGCACGGTGGAGAAGTTGTAGCTCAGGGGGAGCAAAAAGATATTATGGCTGTAGAAGAATCTTTAACCGGTCAATATCTTGCAGGAGAAAAAGAGATTCCAGTACCAGAAGAGAGATATCAACCTAATGGTGAGTATTTGGAGATTAAAGGAGCCCGCCAGCATAATTTAAAGGATATAGATGTTAAGCTGCCTCTGGGGGTTTTCACCTGCATTACAGGTGTTTCCGGTTCTGGGAAGAGTACTTTAATTAATGAGATTCTAAATAAAAGATTGATGCAGGAGTTTTATAAATCAAAAGAGAAGCCAGGCGATCATGATAAAATTATTGGACTAGATCAGATAGATAAGGTAGTTAATATTGATCAGTCACCAATCGGAAGAACTCCTAGATCGAATCCAGCTACCTATACTAAAGTCTTTGATTATATTCGAGAAGTCTTTGCCAAAACACCAGAAGCTAAACGTCGCGGTTATAAGAAAGGGCGTTTTAGTTTTAATGTTAAAGGTGGACGCTGTGAAGCTTGTAGCGGTGATGGTATTATTCAGATAGAAATGCATTTTTTAGCTGATGTTTATGTTCCTTGTGAAGTTTGTGGCGGCAAGCGGTATAATAGTGAAACTTTAGAGATTAAATATAAAGGTAAAACGATTGCTGATGTTCTGGAAATGACTGTTGAAGAGGCATTAGAATTTTTCGATAATATTCCAAAGATTAAGCGGAGATTGCAGACACTATATGATGTAGGTTTAGGGTATATTAAATTAGGTCAGCCTTCTACTACTCTATCTGGTGGTGAAGCACAGCGAGTTAAGATTGCTACTGAATTAAGTAAGCGAAGTACTGGTAGTACTGTCTATATTCTTGATGAACCGACAACAGGTCTTCATTTTGCTGATGTCAAGAAGTTATTAGAAGTTTTAAAGCGATTGCGTGAAGGCGGCAATACTATTATTGTAATTGAGCATAATTTAGAGGTGATTAAATCTGCCGATTATATTGTTGATCTCGGCCCCGAAGGGGGTAGAGATGGGGGAGAAGTAATTGCTACTGGTACACCAGAAGAATTAACTCAGGTGAAGCATTCTTATACAGGGGAATGTTTACAACAGGTGTTATAAATTGAGAAGCTGATGGAGTGATAATATGGATATAGAAAAACAATTAGATAACCTACCTGATGCGTCAGGAGTTTATCTGATGAAGAATAAAGCCGGGGAAGTTATCTATGTGGGCAAGGCCAAATCACTGCGGAAAAGAGTTCGGTCTTACTTTCAAAAGTCAAGAAATCATTCCTTTAAGACAAAGGCTTTAGTAAAGAGAATAGATGATATTGATTATATTATCACTGATTCAGAAGTAGAAGCCTTAATTTTAGAAGCAACTATGATTAAAAAGCATAATCCTAAATTTAATATTAGACTAAAGGATGATAAGACTTATCCCTATATTAAGGTAACTACCAATGAGGATTATCCTCGGGTTTTTAAGACTAGAATTGTAAAAAAAGATGGAGCTAAATACTTTGGCCCCTATACTGATGTTAATGCTGTGCATAAGACTTTAAAGCTTTTGCGCGATTTATTTCCGCTTCGAGATTGTAAGAAGGATATTTCTCAGAAAGAAAAAAAGGATAGAGCTTGTCTTAATTATCATATTGAAAAATGCTTGGGTCCTTGTGTAAATAATGTTGATTTAGATAAGTATAAAACGATGGTAGATGAAATATGTCTTTTTTTAAAGGGCAAACAGCAGGATTTAATTGAAGAATTGAAAGAAGAAATGGAACAGGCTGCTGATAAACAGGAATTTGAACGAGCAGCTGAACTAAGAGATCAGATAGAGGCTATAAAAAAGATAACCGAAAAACAGAAAGTGGTTTCCTCTGATTTTGCTGATCAGGATGTAATTGCCACGTCACATCAAGATGATCTAGCTTGCGTTCAGGTAATGGTAGTTAGAAATGGTAGATTAGTAGGAGAAGAAGATTTTATTATGGAAGGTACTTCAGTAGAAGCAATTAATGAAACCTTGATTGCTTTTTTAAAACAGTATTATATGAATGCTAATTATATTCCTAAAGAGGTATTATTAGAGATTGAGATTGAAGATAAAGAGATAATTGAAGATTGGTTAAATGACAAACGGGGTTCTAGAGTTTATCTTAGAGCACCGCAGCGTGGAGCCAAGAATCAGTTGATTAATATGGCTCAACGTAATGCT harbors:
- the uvrA gene encoding excinuclease ABC subunit UvrA, translated to MVKDRIVVKGAQEHNLKDLDIEIPRNELIVITGLSGSGKSSLAFDTIYAEGQRRYVESLSSYARQFLGQMEKPKVEYIEGLSPSISIDQKNSSQNPRSTVGTVTEIYDYLRLLYARVGTPHCPECGEEITSQTIDEIVDQVLELEERTKLQILAPIVKDRKGEHKELLKNMQREGYVRVKVDGEVKDLAEEINLDPNKRHRIEVVIDRLIIKDEIKERLTDSLETALDLGEGLVIVDVIDGEEQLFSANFACPDCGINLEELTPRMFSFNSPYGACSTCGGLGTKREFDPDLILDYDQSINDGAIIPWRRSRSKYYPQVLEALAEHFDFSLDTPLKKLDDEIVDMIVYGTSEEVSFRYTNRYNRTRMHTTKFKGIIGYLKRRLNKAKSDKGQKKLEKYMSIGKCPDCEGGRLNPKSLAVTVGGYSINEVTRLPIEEAYDFFNQLELSDREELIGGQILKEIRERLSFLNNVGLNYLTLSRSAGTLSGGESQRIRLATQIGSSLVGVLYILDEPSIGLHQRDNERLINTLQDLRDVGNTVVVVEHDEETIREADHIIDMGPGAGKHGGEVVAQGEQKDIMAVEESLTGQYLAGEKEIPVPEERYQPNGEYLEIKGARQHNLKDIDVKLPLGVFTCITGVSGSGKSTLINEILNKRLMQEFYKSKEKPGDHDKIIGLDQIDKVVNIDQSPIGRTPRSNPATYTKVFDYIREVFAKTPEAKRRGYKKGRFSFNVKGGRCEACSGDGIIQIEMHFLADVYVPCEVCGGKRYNSETLEIKYKGKTIADVLEMTVEEALEFFDNIPKIKRRLQTLYDVGLGYIKLGQPSTTLSGGEAQRVKIATELSKRSTGSTVYILDEPTTGLHFADVKKLLEVLKRLREGGNTIIVIEHNLEVIKSADYIVDLGPEGGRDGGEVIATGTPEELTQVKHSYTGECLQQVL
- the uvrC gene encoding excinuclease ABC subunit UvrC; the protein is MDIEKQLDNLPDASGVYLMKNKAGEVIYVGKAKSLRKRVRSYFQKSRNHSFKTKALVKRIDDIDYIITDSEVEALILEATMIKKHNPKFNIRLKDDKTYPYIKVTTNEDYPRVFKTRIVKKDGAKYFGPYTDVNAVHKTLKLLRDLFPLRDCKKDISQKEKKDRACLNYHIEKCLGPCVNNVDLDKYKTMVDEICLFLKGKQQDLIEELKEEMEQAADKQEFERAAELRDQIEAIKKITEKQKVVSSDFADQDVIATSHQDDLACVQVMVVRNGRLVGEEDFIMEGTSVEAINETLIAFLKQYYMNANYIPKEVLLEIEIEDKEIIEDWLNDKRGSRVYLRAPQRGAKNQLINMAQRNAKYNLKDYLIKSDYQKRKPLKAVKELQTYLDLSQPPIRIEGFDISNIQGTDPVASLVVFENGSSKKGDYRRFKIKTVEGPDDFAMMKEVIKRRYSRLLEEDRKLPDLILIDGGKGQLNAALEVLDELGINDQAIIGLAKKKEEVFVEGKSDPIILPRDSEALYLLQRVRDEAHRFAVNYHRKLRSRRVTHSMLDDIPGIGQKRRERLLQYFGSLDKIRKASVEELSEVRGISEGIATTVYNYLREHTRP